One window from the genome of Vibrio vulnificus NBRC 15645 = ATCC 27562 encodes:
- a CDS encoding TOTE conflict system archaeo-eukaryotic primase domain-containing protein, producing the protein MYKKYGELITNLIATDQNHYVEQQDDGTYRKKAGVVNSELIKQVLLNQESIAIYQKNNDLTIKWICFDFDILKSCIDSGLIHRGEKELEKTINTFCHTLEQCGIPFLLEYSGNRGFHVWVTFNEAINYRTGYDIQQAILQYVALDFDSSLIGIDLFPHSATPTGGVGLGVKIPLSKHKKSGCYSYLLPNTTEVGNIQKLSSLSDTMLSDNINILEEHTSTCRSALEKCLGTFFESYELENVQYNRIKSIKVQRKPFDLKALLGLWNGTKPLKKLSLKINLGENLTHKERVLIVGLLCNLECRDEPNLSSIILHEIFSRLDNYDKNITESAIQALKNFNFPTQDKIESTLSCKFDDVLSVEELLRVCIPNFLEYTEANFEFSNKDIEITRAAELNYLFMNDEVQAKIVVEELSSKDNSEFLTEIEEFIKGSKNWGYYKHVRNEEGKTRELITLNSSTRVVTSCILKQIAYYLDIKPDSNSHGYQINKGFDGGYIFKPWLYLWLKFISNITNAIENDLYKDFYIIKTDISSFYDNISHDRLKRLLLGDSGSTIKDKIESMRSETSDRYKKCLGAIFNMTQEIVGDNKGLPQGPAYARFFAELYLSEIDIGFKNKLANSEILLYERYVDDIFLVAKSKGDAEKILSELSNNLELLSLTLNSDKTVVSKISSFHNKFDKYRSQSKYAVDQVSKTFVTSSEKQKNNAINEFVTLVQSDSCQEDLSFIFSHLDGVEELNAMKTEQILPALEKAIGRGSLFKNLFNFLFEMNEGWEVIHKIERFDTLQSEVLTSCLINAIETNKDNRYALKNIIEAVEPKLTYSTIVYEHIAYLITNFNVNVEITKIPPEHYLSALISISDYSKVNATNELISHLDIYLNEIKSSKNFIKVIYNFCFNDNEVDLKKIASLFFAKMSVEEKKNTFSISNFEKSIFDPITTKKFYYLLCLFSVSRENRSTDLLESMWKYCSLSFNLLSSSSSSFSAPNWLEKLDQVEIDNAIANWIISSIVDGNIFRGLTDEKKVFEQYHNALLVYLTIENGNWNKDTILSQLNELKTKSTFYEWLIDNDGVSIFPKVNKKWFERNIIENGTTTLCKDNKILIRKPSHLFLSDKDDLEHYNGFSEIIVDYDREKLKTFRRNVDNVDINIKFKLLTEFLKTLQDGEPIPSIFCPERVMTSDALSVFSKEFCYHSKIISYDEIGNVTSYENSIDSFINSFLSYVSESDATTKKLKEKYVNNLDMDIDKVQFLIKFYSQITNEVCDDSDFFFDVAMATSLYIYLSNLDSITRLERFSKQYSTFHNKVISQHIFIVEDDMEIDDSNLHSVLFCIQHSLSKISKEILTTIPFHLHEDILTYIETIKEQIANSQLDKNSITLEDFKLSQVNAFLTSRAVKIDTQSYPFNNVLIVNPKLKEVVPFETKHLALINGSQHIYSYQSGETVYIISLANCLSVMYSTLWERYSVLIEEQKLQHSYPSITSSARDITSLNGFDDASCIVKHHNGISLLEAEDRLRNWLHHLPQKFHQPLITLIRSHECMLENEIQKFIDKVKELDTPNSNLFLLKDVADYNGTHRILYRDNEIGRGVATFTPRSLTKDSKQATLVTDLVLTGSQVKRALKFYLIGEGSRPNDNYFYFTDEDHTNLFDTFSELEVLNICTVLYTKDAIDKIQEALQIILGNQITVNVVHGRDIGDNAFFGSTTKINQHEKSIIMDLLLDEFALSDLYDHLSYSGAYTKYKDENEINKMNLVARYQSLPKKSFSFLTCSTKLEEHCKPFNRILELADK; encoded by the coding sequence GTGTACAAAAAATATGGCGAATTAATTACCAATCTCATAGCTACTGACCAAAACCATTATGTTGAACAGCAAGATGATGGTACATATAGAAAAAAAGCAGGAGTGGTCAACTCAGAATTGATTAAGCAAGTTCTCCTCAATCAAGAGTCAATTGCAATATATCAAAAAAACAATGACTTAACTATAAAATGGATATGTTTTGACTTTGACATTTTGAAATCATGCATCGACTCGGGCTTGATTCACCGAGGAGAAAAAGAGCTAGAGAAAACAATTAATACCTTTTGTCATACACTCGAACAATGTGGGATCCCATTCCTTCTTGAGTACTCAGGAAATCGTGGCTTCCACGTCTGGGTTACTTTTAACGAAGCGATAAACTACAGAACTGGATATGATATACAGCAAGCGATTTTACAATATGTTGCTTTAGATTTTGATAGTAGCTTAATTGGCATAGACCTATTTCCGCATTCCGCAACACCGACAGGAGGAGTTGGTCTAGGGGTAAAAATACCTCTATCTAAGCACAAAAAATCTGGTTGTTACTCTTACCTTTTGCCTAATACAACAGAAGTTGGGAACATTCAGAAACTTAGTTCCTTATCTGACACAATGCTGTCTGATAACATTAATATTCTAGAAGAACACACCTCAACCTGTAGATCAGCATTAGAGAAATGCCTAGGGACATTTTTTGAGAGCTATGAATTAGAAAATGTCCAGTACAACAGAATCAAAAGCATTAAAGTCCAAAGAAAACCATTCGATCTAAAAGCTCTGCTAGGTTTGTGGAATGGGACAAAACCGCTTAAGAAGCTATCTCTAAAGATTAATCTTGGGGAAAACCTAACACACAAAGAGCGAGTATTAATAGTCGGTTTGCTGTGCAATTTAGAATGTAGAGACGAACCTAATTTAAGTAGTATTATCTTACACGAAATATTTAGTAGACTAGATAATTATGATAAAAATATTACTGAATCAGCGATACAAGCTCTTAAAAATTTCAACTTTCCTACTCAAGATAAGATAGAAAGTACGCTATCTTGCAAGTTCGATGATGTACTTTCTGTTGAAGAACTTCTTCGGGTTTGTATTCCAAACTTCCTTGAATATACAGAGGCAAATTTTGAATTTTCAAATAAGGATATAGAAATAACAAGAGCCGCCGAACTGAATTACCTGTTTATGAACGATGAGGTTCAAGCCAAAATAGTCGTTGAAGAGCTTTCTTCAAAAGACAACAGTGAATTTCTAACCGAAATTGAGGAGTTTATAAAAGGCTCAAAGAACTGGGGCTACTATAAACATGTAAGGAATGAGGAAGGCAAAACTCGTGAATTAATTACATTAAACTCAAGTACGAGGGTCGTGACGTCCTGCATTCTTAAGCAAATCGCATATTACCTTGATATCAAGCCTGATAGTAATTCTCATGGTTATCAGATCAACAAAGGATTTGACGGCGGATATATATTTAAACCATGGCTATATCTATGGTTGAAGTTTATATCAAATATCACGAATGCTATTGAGAATGATCTATATAAAGATTTTTACATTATTAAAACAGATATAAGCAGCTTTTATGATAATATTTCACATGATAGACTTAAAAGGCTATTATTAGGTGATAGTGGCTCTACAATAAAAGATAAAATAGAGTCAATGAGAAGCGAAACAAGTGATAGATACAAAAAATGTCTAGGTGCTATTTTCAACATGACACAGGAGATTGTTGGTGATAATAAGGGTTTGCCACAAGGCCCAGCCTATGCACGTTTTTTCGCAGAATTATACTTATCTGAGATTGACATAGGCTTTAAAAATAAATTGGCTAACAGCGAAATATTATTATATGAAAGATACGTTGATGATATTTTTTTGGTTGCAAAGTCAAAAGGTGATGCTGAAAAAATTCTAAGTGAGCTTAGCAATAACTTAGAACTCCTGAGTCTAACTCTCAATAGCGATAAAACTGTAGTTTCGAAGATATCATCTTTTCATAACAAATTTGACAAGTATAGGTCTCAATCAAAATATGCAGTAGATCAGGTATCAAAAACATTTGTTACGTCAAGTGAAAAGCAAAAAAACAATGCTATAAATGAATTCGTAACACTTGTACAGTCAGATTCGTGTCAGGAAGATCTATCTTTCATCTTCTCACATCTAGATGGCGTAGAAGAATTAAATGCAATGAAGACAGAGCAAATTCTTCCCGCTCTTGAAAAAGCTATAGGACGAGGAAGTTTATTCAAAAATTTGTTTAATTTCCTGTTTGAGATGAATGAAGGGTGGGAAGTAATTCATAAGATAGAAAGATTTGACACCTTACAATCTGAAGTATTGACATCATGCTTAATAAACGCAATTGAAACAAACAAAGACAATAGATACGCACTGAAGAACATCATTGAAGCCGTCGAACCTAAACTTACATACTCAACGATCGTTTATGAACATATAGCTTACTTGATTACAAACTTTAACGTAAATGTAGAAATAACCAAGATTCCTCCAGAGCATTACCTTTCAGCATTAATATCTATATCTGATTATAGTAAAGTTAACGCGACAAATGAATTAATATCACATTTAGATATCTATCTGAATGAAATTAAATCTTCAAAAAACTTTATTAAAGTCATTTATAACTTCTGTTTTAATGATAATGAAGTTGATCTCAAGAAAATTGCTTCTTTATTCTTTGCAAAAATGTCTGTAGAAGAGAAAAAGAATACCTTCTCCATTTCAAATTTTGAAAAATCTATTTTTGATCCAATTACAACAAAGAAATTTTATTATCTACTTTGCCTATTTTCAGTATCTAGAGAGAACCGATCAACAGATTTACTCGAATCTATGTGGAAATATTGTTCTTTGTCGTTTAATTTGCTTTCCAGTTCTAGCTCCAGTTTTTCTGCTCCAAACTGGTTGGAAAAATTAGATCAAGTCGAGATTGATAACGCTATAGCAAACTGGATAATATCCTCAATAGTAGATGGTAACATTTTCAGAGGACTTACTGATGAGAAAAAGGTGTTCGAGCAGTACCATAACGCCTTACTAGTATATTTAACAATAGAAAACGGTAACTGGAACAAAGATACGATTTTAAGTCAACTCAATGAGCTAAAAACTAAGTCAACTTTCTACGAGTGGCTTATAGACAATGATGGAGTTTCTATTTTCCCTAAAGTCAATAAAAAATGGTTTGAACGGAATATAATCGAAAACGGCACAACTACTCTTTGTAAAGATAACAAGATCCTCATAAGAAAGCCTAGCCATTTGTTCCTTTCTGACAAAGATGACTTGGAACATTACAATGGATTTTCTGAAATTATCGTCGATTATGACAGAGAAAAATTAAAAACATTCCGTCGCAATGTAGATAATGTTGACATAAATATTAAATTTAAGCTCTTAACAGAATTCCTTAAGACTTTACAAGATGGAGAACCAATTCCTAGTATATTCTGCCCTGAGAGGGTAATGACATCAGATGCTTTGTCAGTTTTTTCTAAGGAATTTTGCTACCATTCAAAAATCATTTCATATGATGAAATTGGTAATGTTACTTCGTATGAAAATTCAATTGATAGTTTCATAAACTCCTTTTTGTCTTACGTTTCTGAAAGTGATGCCACTACAAAGAAATTAAAGGAAAAGTATGTTAATAATCTGGATATGGATATCGACAAAGTACAATTCCTTATTAAATTCTACTCACAGATAACAAATGAAGTATGTGACGATTCTGATTTTTTCTTTGATGTCGCTATGGCAACATCTCTTTATATATACCTTTCTAATTTAGATTCAATAACACGACTTGAAAGATTTTCAAAGCAGTACTCGACTTTTCACAATAAAGTGATTAGTCAGCATATATTTATAGTTGAAGACGATATGGAGATAGATGATTCTAATCTACACTCTGTGTTGTTTTGTATCCAGCATTCCCTTTCTAAAATAAGTAAGGAAATTTTAACTACTATACCTTTCCATCTGCATGAAGATATTTTAACTTATATAGAGACAATTAAAGAGCAAATTGCCAACAGTCAACTTGATAAAAATAGCATCACGCTTGAAGATTTTAAGTTATCTCAAGTCAATGCTTTCCTGACATCAAGAGCTGTAAAGATTGATACTCAAAGTTATCCGTTCAACAATGTGCTAATAGTAAACCCTAAACTGAAAGAGGTTGTACCGTTTGAAACGAAACATCTAGCCTTGATAAATGGTTCTCAGCATATTTATTCTTATCAAAGTGGTGAAACGGTTTATATTATTTCCTTAGCTAATTGTTTAAGCGTCATGTACTCGACTCTTTGGGAGCGTTACAGTGTTCTAATAGAAGAACAGAAGTTACAACATAGTTACCCTTCCATTACATCATCGGCTAGAGATATAACCTCACTAAACGGTTTTGATGATGCTTCATGTATAGTGAAACATCATAATGGTATCTCGTTATTAGAAGCGGAAGATCGGCTAAGAAATTGGCTTCACCACTTACCACAGAAGTTCCATCAACCATTAATTACTTTGATTAGATCACACGAATGCATGCTGGAAAATGAGATACAGAAGTTCATAGACAAAGTAAAGGAACTAGATACGCCAAACAGCAACCTCTTTTTGCTCAAAGACGTTGCTGATTATAACGGTACACATAGGATCCTCTATCGCGACAACGAAATTGGTAGAGGCGTTGCCACATTCACGCCACGTTCACTCACTAAGGATTCGAAGCAAGCAACTCTTGTTACAGATCTTGTTCTTACTGGATCTCAGGTGAAAAGAGCCTTAAAGTTCTATTTAATAGGTGAAGGTAGTAGGCCAAACGACAACTATTTTTATTTTACTGATGAAGATCATACAAATCTCTTTGATACATTCTCAGAGCTTGAAGTGCTTAATATTTGTACCGTTCTTTATACCAAAGATGCCATCGACAAAATACAAGAGGCACTGCAAATAATCTTAGGCAATCAGATAACTGTTAATGTTGTGCATGGAAGAGACATTGGCGACAATGCGTTTTTTGGTAGTACTACCAAAATAAATCAACATGAAAAGTCAATTATCATGGATTTATTACTTGATGAGTTCGCTTTATCTGACCTGTATGACCATCTATCCTACTCAGGTGCATACACTAAGTATAAAGATGAAAACGAAATCAATAAAATGAACCTTGTAGCGCGATATCAGTCTCTCCCAAAGAAATCATTTAGCTTTTTAACATGCAGCACTAAGCTAGAGGAACATTGCAAGCCATTTAACAGAATCTTAGAGTTAGCAGATAAATAG
- a CDS encoding helix-turn-helix domain-containing protein, protein MLITSPKQLGIYLRDVRRNQSRNQTKVGDTVGLKQTTVSKLERDPASSNIESLMRLLSSLDLELHIQDKAVSREQAKLRDPDDW, encoded by the coding sequence ATGCTCATAACAAGTCCTAAGCAGTTGGGAATATACTTGCGTGATGTACGAAGGAATCAAAGTCGCAACCAAACCAAAGTCGGAGATACTGTTGGTCTAAAACAGACAACAGTATCGAAACTTGAACGTGATCCTGCTTCGTCCAATATTGAAAGCCTGATGCGCTTGCTGTCATCACTAGATCTTGAGCTACATATTCAAGACAAAGCTGTAAGCCGCGAACAGGCAAAGCTCCGTGACCCTGATGATTGGTAA
- a CDS encoding SLATT domain-containing protein: MVALADNIWWTRKARIQTEKRLLSNAFHSQVILLWYSFFSVAVSVYYLKNPQNGIEAISWVVYSVLVLCISGFINGLSFKERANLIKECYESLNSIMHQASKEGADFTDLSIIYESKLNACENHTDKDFAIALCQEYWASTSTVRQVSKEFHSDTSENTKPKQALSRIPTSHHWFLAVSYFTTRFLTLVFFYALPVLIWFSLNSSFPTCTGE, from the coding sequence ATGGTGGCTTTAGCAGACAATATTTGGTGGACAAGAAAAGCACGAATTCAAACTGAAAAACGACTTTTGTCTAACGCCTTTCACTCACAAGTAATACTACTCTGGTATTCATTCTTCTCTGTCGCCGTATCCGTTTATTATCTAAAGAACCCACAAAATGGAATCGAAGCGATCTCTTGGGTTGTATATTCTGTCCTCGTACTTTGTATTTCAGGATTCATCAACGGGCTTTCATTTAAGGAAAGAGCAAACCTAATTAAAGAATGTTATGAAAGTTTGAATAGCATTATGCATCAAGCCTCCAAGGAAGGTGCTGATTTTACCGATTTATCAATAATCTACGAATCTAAGCTGAATGCTTGTGAAAACCACACTGACAAAGATTTTGCCATTGCACTATGCCAAGAGTATTGGGCAAGTACTAGCACCGTAAGACAAGTAAGCAAAGAGTTTCATTCAGACACATCGGAAAATACAAAACCAAAACAAGCTCTTAGCAGAATACCAACATCACATCACTGGTTTTTAGCGGTATCTTATTTTACCACTAGGTTCTTAACTCTCGTGTTTTTCTATGCCTTGCCCGTACTGATATGGTTTTCATTAAACTCATCTTTTCCAACTTGTACTGGTGAATAA
- a CDS encoding reverse transcriptase domain-containing protein — MRVQDQFSKEFSQENLKEIFSNHIVYSGATGIDNMNQYAFRKQLDPQVEIISRKMIEGSYAFSKYKLKLLTKGRNKAPREISIPTVRDRIALRAMCNFLQERFAESVAFTLPQDVIKDVKAHALSGDFDSYIKLDVSNFYPSIRHKNLRSQLRKRIRQDHILDMIFSAVTAPSVLVSRKDDKPSEVGVPQGLAVSNILAAIYLQNIDKFLSELPNVKCYRYVDDVLVLCSADQAHDLAQIIIKKFRNIGLKIHCPVKVPEKSKIDSLANGFDYLGYQFTNEHISARNGSIEKLKASLAGIFTSYKHSKNKSLKILEWRLNLRITGCVFEKKCKGWQFFFAEINDEKLLHRLDHYVLRLCKRFGVEIKPKKFVRTFKEISHNKYNTSYVPNFDQHDIPEMKEVLVQYFSFDLTNMADEEIRYHFHKKIGSQVRELEVDVKDFGY, encoded by the coding sequence ATGCGTGTACAAGACCAATTTAGTAAAGAGTTTAGTCAAGAAAATCTAAAAGAAATCTTTTCCAACCATATTGTATATTCTGGTGCGACTGGCATAGACAATATGAATCAGTATGCTTTTAGAAAGCAGTTAGACCCGCAAGTTGAAATCATTTCTCGTAAAATGATTGAAGGTTCGTATGCGTTTTCCAAGTACAAGTTAAAGTTGCTGACTAAAGGGAGAAATAAGGCCCCTCGTGAAATCTCTATCCCTACAGTGAGAGATAGAATTGCATTACGTGCTATGTGTAACTTTCTACAAGAGCGATTTGCAGAATCAGTGGCGTTCACGCTTCCTCAAGATGTCATTAAAGATGTCAAGGCTCACGCTTTATCTGGTGACTTTGATAGCTATATTAAGTTAGATGTTTCGAATTTTTACCCATCAATAAGACATAAAAACCTACGCTCTCAATTGAGAAAGCGCATTAGGCAAGATCACATACTAGACATGATCTTTTCGGCTGTCACTGCCCCTTCAGTTCTAGTTTCGAGAAAGGATGATAAGCCAAGTGAAGTCGGCGTACCTCAAGGGTTGGCTGTTTCCAACATCCTTGCAGCCATCTACCTCCAAAACATTGACAAATTTTTATCTGAATTGCCTAACGTAAAATGCTACCGCTACGTTGATGATGTATTAGTTCTTTGTTCTGCTGATCAAGCACACGATCTAGCACAAATCATTATCAAGAAGTTTCGCAATATTGGTTTAAAAATACACTGCCCTGTGAAAGTGCCAGAGAAGTCAAAAATTGACTCACTTGCCAACGGTTTTGATTATCTTGGGTATCAATTCACCAATGAGCATATCTCTGCAAGAAACGGTTCGATTGAAAAGTTAAAGGCTTCTCTTGCTGGGATTTTCACAAGCTATAAGCACTCTAAAAATAAGAGCTTAAAAATTTTAGAATGGCGATTAAACCTACGAATCACTGGCTGTGTGTTTGAGAAGAAATGTAAGGGTTGGCAATTTTTTTTCGCTGAGATCAATGATGAAAAGCTACTCCACAGATTAGATCATTATGTCCTGCGCCTATGTAAGCGTTTTGGGGTAGAAATCAAACCTAAAAAGTTTGTTCGCACTTTCAAAGAAATTAGCCACAACAAATATAACACCAGTTATGTACCAAACTTCGACCAGCATGACATACCTGAGATGAAAGAGGTTTTAGTTCAATATTTTAGTTTTGATTTGACCAATATGGCTGATGAAGAAATTCGTTACCACTTCCATAAAAAAATAGGTTCTCAAGTCAGAGAGCTAGAAGTTGATGTGAAAGACTTTGGTTACTAG
- a CDS encoding tyrosine-type recombinase/integrase, with amino-acid sequence MPNYNIDSRSIFTHQTLEKFEDFAWLFFSSRENTHATSTLRADKARINKLCKIFGPMLISAIKHSDLLRWLMAMESKYKPKTTVEYLNLLKGIFKLAVYEKAITGSPAEALYVEVEPYSAPDPFLKSELETMSVTPTEYISDHNLIMSDATSGARVCEWLASKMGGVNLIKGTVRIDSNQVLGEAKSTKNTYSERCIEMSEPLKVILTEQMKIAAKNAEMTITEKLRKTNRTKTYQDRYLFVNPRTGLPYRDVKDFSQRVWKQFMADASALHQQRHGKPIRYRGMSQLRHTYASQALSAGANPVWLAKQLGHANTDMIFKHYAKWIKEDAQVDNNQAVSHQFSRLIGETKDPIIVGSLKKRAELRSLIQVKKALVYSKDETLKRSIENAIRTLEAEIKRFEELNRG; translated from the coding sequence ATGCCAAATTACAACATTGATAGTCGGTCTATTTTTACACATCAAACATTAGAAAAATTTGAAGATTTTGCGTGGCTATTTTTTTCATCGAGAGAAAACACGCACGCAACATCGACTTTACGTGCAGATAAAGCACGTATAAATAAACTTTGCAAAATTTTTGGGCCGATGCTGATTTCAGCAATTAAGCACTCAGACTTGCTGAGGTGGTTGATGGCGATGGAATCAAAATATAAGCCAAAAACCACGGTTGAATATCTCAATCTATTAAAAGGGATTTTTAAGCTAGCAGTGTATGAGAAAGCAATTACTGGATCTCCTGCTGAAGCGCTTTATGTAGAAGTTGAGCCTTACTCCGCTCCAGATCCGTTCTTGAAGTCTGAGCTAGAAACGATGTCAGTAACACCAACTGAGTATATCTCCGATCATAATTTAATTATGTCCGATGCGACGTCTGGAGCCAGGGTGTGTGAGTGGCTTGCCTCAAAGATGGGTGGTGTAAATTTAATCAAAGGGACCGTTCGCATAGATTCTAATCAGGTCCTTGGTGAAGCAAAATCGACGAAAAATACATACTCAGAGCGTTGTATAGAAATGAGTGAGCCGCTCAAGGTGATTCTCACTGAGCAGATGAAGATCGCTGCAAAAAATGCTGAAATGACGATTACAGAAAAACTGAGAAAAACGAATCGTACTAAAACGTATCAAGACCGATACTTGTTCGTTAATCCTCGAACTGGTTTACCTTACAGAGATGTAAAAGATTTTAGCCAGCGGGTTTGGAAGCAATTTATGGCTGATGCGTCTGCTCTACATCAACAACGACATGGTAAGCCTATTAGATATCGCGGAATGTCTCAGCTCAGGCACACCTATGCGAGTCAAGCTCTTAGCGCAGGTGCAAACCCTGTTTGGTTAGCAAAACAACTTGGCCATGCTAATACTGACATGATATTCAAACACTATGCGAAATGGATTAAAGAAGACGCTCAGGTTGATAATAATCAAGCCGTTAGCCATCAATTTAGTCGACTTATTGGAGAGACAAAAGATCCGATAATCGTTGGTAGTTTAAAGAAGCGAGCAGAGCTGAGAAGCTTGATTCAGGTAAAGAAAGCGCTGGTTTATTCAAAAGATGAGACTTTAAAACGAAGCATCGAGAATGCAATTCGTACACTTGAAGCGGAGATTAAGCGCTTTGAGGAGTTGAATCGTGGATAA
- a CDS encoding site-specific integrase, with protein sequence MYLLKLPSSVYYHRSPVPVSLRERGFPNEIRLSLLTKDRNVALERNIHVSLAMKQSFESALTDDALTYNDIKDALNQKISSLRDSYTVSTSQVMRLSVIAPKPKLKHVDAMHALREFLRSKASDNVTALTLHQLEQRIMHCLDFLESSSKPYSEEALEAYLEHLKSQGRSAKTNKDYFASIKQFFTWCHIKRLIEVNPCLNLKPKFKSTKHASEERDTWKADELDAIFHCREYQNKSADFRYITELQAYHGLRPNEACQLFICNVQCDDNLWFLDITDTGDKQHLKNEHSVRQIPLHPDIVKNGFLEFVQDRAKLNALNSPLFHYEPYGKDHDWSKYYRVEFGKLQSKIGMKAGSRPTPYGFRHTFIDELKNAELAEPLVGEYVGHASHGMTFGRYGKKLKLEKLLKVVQTFSLPSNKKEGRNEKA encoded by the coding sequence ATGTATCTGTTAAAACTTCCATCTAGTGTCTACTACCACCGCTCTCCTGTCCCTGTTTCACTGCGTGAACGGGGCTTTCCAAATGAAATTCGCCTGTCTCTTCTTACCAAAGATCGTAATGTCGCTTTAGAGCGCAATATCCATGTATCTCTAGCAATGAAGCAGAGTTTCGAGAGTGCTCTTACAGATGACGCTCTTACTTACAATGACATCAAAGATGCCTTGAATCAGAAAATCTCGTCATTAAGAGATAGTTATACAGTTAGTACGTCTCAGGTAATGCGTCTGAGTGTTATTGCTCCAAAACCTAAGCTTAAACATGTTGATGCTATGCATGCCTTACGCGAATTTTTACGTTCCAAAGCATCAGATAACGTGACTGCTTTGACTCTGCACCAGCTCGAACAGCGTATAATGCATTGCTTAGACTTTCTTGAGAGTTCGTCAAAACCGTACAGTGAAGAAGCTCTAGAAGCGTACCTAGAGCACTTAAAATCTCAAGGGCGTTCAGCTAAAACGAACAAAGATTACTTTGCTTCCATTAAGCAATTTTTTACATGGTGTCACATCAAGCGCCTGATCGAAGTAAATCCATGCCTGAATCTCAAACCAAAATTTAAATCTACAAAGCATGCCAGCGAAGAGCGAGACACATGGAAAGCCGATGAACTTGATGCGATTTTCCATTGTCGTGAATATCAGAATAAATCAGCAGATTTTCGTTACATCACTGAGCTTCAAGCCTATCACGGTCTTCGACCTAATGAAGCTTGCCAGCTTTTCATTTGCAATGTCCAGTGTGACGATAATCTCTGGTTTTTGGATATAACAGATACTGGTGATAAACAGCACCTCAAAAATGAACACTCCGTCCGCCAGATCCCTCTCCACCCAGATATAGTCAAAAATGGCTTCCTTGAGTTTGTGCAAGATAGAGCCAAATTAAATGCACTGAATAGTCCTCTATTTCACTACGAACCATACGGCAAGGATCATGATTGGTCTAAATACTATCGAGTTGAATTCGGCAAGTTGCAGAGCAAGATAGGGATGAAAGCTGGTTCTAGACCCACTCCGTATGGCTTTCGTCATACGTTCATCGATGAGTTAAAAAATGCGGAATTAGCTGAACCACTAGTGGGTGAATACGTAGGGCATGCCAGTCACGGCATGACTTTTGGAAGATATGGAAAGAAACTCAAGCTTGAGAAGCTATTAAAAGTAGTACAAACATTCAGCCTTCCTTCGAACAAAAAGGAGGGGCGAAATGAGAAAGCTTAA
- the hemG gene encoding menaquinone-dependent protoporphyrinogen IX dehydrogenase, whose protein sequence is MVKALFLYSSREGQTKKILQYIEEQLPSYQCDVKNLHDVDTVDFSSYDKVLIGASIRYGHLNQKLYQFIQRNLAQLDEHKVAFFCVNLTARKEEQGKDTPEGSVYIRTFLKKSPWQPNLIGVFAGALYYPRYNWFDRNMIKLIMTLTGGETDTRKEVEYTNWEKVHQFAEKFARL, encoded by the coding sequence ATAGTGAAAGCCCTATTTCTTTATTCTTCCCGCGAGGGGCAAACTAAAAAAATCCTTCAATATATAGAAGAACAGTTACCGAGCTATCAATGTGATGTGAAAAATCTACATGACGTCGACACGGTGGATTTTTCCTCTTATGACAAAGTGCTGATTGGTGCGTCGATTCGCTATGGTCATCTCAATCAAAAGCTCTATCAATTTATCCAGCGTAACCTAGCTCAGTTGGACGAACATAAAGTGGCGTTCTTTTGCGTCAACCTAACCGCAAGAAAAGAAGAGCAAGGGAAAGACACTCCGGAGGGAAGTGTTTATATACGAACATTTCTTAAAAAGTCTCCTTGGCAGCCTAACCTAATCGGTGTTTTTGCTGGTGCACTCTATTACCCACGATATAACTGGTTTGATAGAAATATGATTAAACTCATCATGACCCTAACAGGGGGAGAGACGGATACCCGTAAAGAAGTGGAGTACACCAACTGGGAAAAAGTACACCAATTTGCTGAGAAATTTGCTCGTTTGTAG